A region of the Sminthopsis crassicaudata isolate SCR6 chromosome 6, ASM4859323v1, whole genome shotgun sequence genome:
tcactttttttttcctatcctcttGGCTTCTGCTCTGGTCAGACTACAAAGAAGCTGAGATGTAGGTAGAGCTGGAATGGACCTTAGAGGGAGAATCAAACCTTTcaaacaaaggaggaaactgaaaacaGAGGGACTGTGATTTATTCAGGGATTATTTTCAGCATCAGAAAGGATGCTGAGAAGCTGGAGAGTATTTTTTATCAGAGTGGCCAGGATTGGAGGAGCCTAGAAACGCACGCTACAATAAATTTTCCCAAGCTTTTTGAGATCTTACCATGCATTCCATGTTAGAGCCATGAAGTTAtgttgtctttgtctctctctgtgtgtctatgtctctgtctctatatctcctgtttgtctctgtgtatctctgtgtgtctcagtCTGATAGAATAGTACTTACTGATGTCAAGCAGTTCTAATGTGAAAAAGTAGCATTTAAAATATCTCTGTGGGGGAAgtttctgaacctcaatttcttcatctgtaaaattcttTTATTCCCTTTCACAAAGCGATTGTGAACAGCAGATGAATATGTCTTAAAGTATTATAGCAATGTGACCATGAGGGCGGGTTTACAAAAGACATGTGTCTTTGGAGTCCCGGCTTGTGATTCTGCCTTTGTAGTCTGCTTACATCCCCCCCACACTCTGGGGGCCTTGCCCTTCCCATCTCCCCACTCTGAGCACTTTCACTGGCTTTATACCTGACaaattctctcttcatttttgccTCCTGCTTTCTCCAGCTcccttcaagtttcagctaatTACTCATCCCCTTTAAAGTTACTGCCTTTCATccattatcttcaatttatccaaTATTAATTTGCATCTAGTTATTTGCATGTGTTTTTCCTCCTTAGACTGTGAGCAGGGacagtttttgcctttgtttgcTCCCGGTGAAGGGGAGAAGAGGCTGCTTTTTACCTTGATATCCCAAGCACTTAGCGCTTGACACAAATGTTAATAGTTGATCAAGACCCAGCTTTGTACCAATTCTGGTGTAATATGAACTTTGGCTCAGAAGTGGTGGGAACATGTACTTTTACTCGTTTACCATAAAGGTGGATGACTATAGGTATGtaatttttgcatatattatcccacaagttattttttctaactttttttcctccctctttgttacaaggaagcCTTATACTTGGAAATAtaagttatttatataaatataagttattaagtttaaaaaaatatgtccTTAGACTATATTCAAGATGGGGGAAATAGAAATCATGAGTTCATGGTTTCGTAACCCCAAAATCACATTGGAAGCCAAAGCTAGAGCAAGGCTAAGGGGAGGAGTTTTTAAAGAGCTTTGATGATGGTTCCAAGTACACGCTATGCAGAAAGCGCAGATCTGAAGTGATTTCGGTTTTGAACTACAAGGGTCATAGCATTCCTTCAAACCactctttccttttacagatgggaaaactgaggcccagaaaagtggAGAGGCTTGCCCAAGTTTATAGTGtgatcagaatttgaacccaaatcttttgttcttggATATAGTGCCTGTTGAATTAATCCCCTCTGCTTTTCTGACATCCTGGTCTCAAATCCCTGGTCTGATTCTTAGTAATGAAAACTTGGACCATTGACTTTCATCCCTGGTCCTCACTTGTAATGGGGATGGAGTAACTTCTAAagcttcttccagctctaactccAGTTATCCTAAATAATAGgtgaattgtgattttttttaggaTCTTGTATCTAGAGTTTGAAGGGGGACTGGGGGCAAATGAAATGTCTTACCTGAAGTTGCAAACCTGAAGATTCATGAAGTATATTATATTCCAATGGCCCCAGGGCCACGATCATCACTCTTGTTTGCAAGTTAGGAAACAGATTCAAAGGAAGGAAATCATTTGTTTGAGCTCACTCTGAGTCAGGAGTCCAACCAGGTGTCCTAATCTTAGACTAATGGCCTTCATCAAGAGTGGGACTTATTAAGTTTTCTTATTTGGAGAGTGGGATGAAGGGTGAGGAACTAGCAGTAACTGGAAAGATGTACTAGGGGCGGGGTAGGGaataaagagaatttagaactagaagggaccagATCAAAGACTGCTCACTTTATagaatgggaaactgaggttcatggAGCAGCAGTGCAAACCAtcagagattaaaagaaaaaagaagttccATCCCTTCCATTTTCTACCTGTGCAGCACAAACCTGCACATCCTTGGgcttcagtctcttcatctgtaatgTGAATTGCTTTCCTTAACTGGCCTCTGAGGATCCTCCCTATTACATGATCCTGACTCTTAGATTGCCCAGTGAGTGGGCAGCAGAACCAGGTCTAGAGTTCTGGCCATCAGACTCCAAAGGTGTCTAAGGGCCCACATAAGGGACCACTTGTGTAAGGGTCATAATACAAGAAGCTACCTGCTCAAGctcatttagaactggaagggatagGTATTTACTGAAGCTTCCTAGACATTATCTCCATTCCCCCTTAGAGATGCCCCTTTTTAACAGAAAGACCAGATTGGGGTTGAGGGGAATATcccaggagaaaaggagagaggaggggggagagggagggagaaaggggggaggaagggagggagaaaggggggaggaagggagggagaagaagaaaataattaggaggaggaagagaagaggaggaaggaaggaggagaaggaggaagagaaggaggagaagaaaggaaggaggaggagaaggaagaggaggaggaggaaagaaggaagaaggaggaaggaaggaaggaggagaaggaggaggaggaggaggaggaaagaaggaggaagaggaaggagaacaaCTACCACAACCATCACAACTTGGTGACAAAGAAGACAAGAGAAGACAACTTCTTAACTTCTTCATGGCTATAATTACATGAAACGTGCCATGATAAGGTTTAAACAAGGGAATCAGAGCATTCTACTTCAGTCCGATGTTGTACCGCAAGGCCCTCCGGTTACAGACGCCGAAGTCTCGGGGTCCCCGCTCAGGAGGAGCCGGGCGCCGCCTTGCTCCCCGCCTCGGCCTGGCTTTCGCTCTCCTTGGGGGCCGAGCCCGCGTCGGGCTTGCAGTCCCACTGCTGCCAGTGGCAGGGCGCACACCTCTGCTTCATGGTCTGGCTCATGCGCTGCATGGGCTGATTGTTCTTATCGATGTGGGAGTACATGGGATAGCCCAGTTTGTCCAGGGCCTGGATCTGGTGGTAGATGATGTGCGAGATGAGCCCCAGGCCCCGGTACTCGGGCAGAGTCCCGGCCATCCTCAGCTCCCCGGTCTGGTCCATGAGGTCCCAGGACACCGGAGTGCCCTGGGGGCCCAGCAGGCAGTAGCTGGGGAAGTGCCGGATGCAGCGCTGGATGAACTTCAGGCTCTTCTCGTTCCCCCCAAAGCTCCAGAGGCTGTTCACTAAAGCAGCGTGCTCGATGTCCAGGGAGGACATCTTAAATATCTCTGTGTTTCTGCCgagagaaaggagaaagctcAGTCAGTGGCTGGGTGAGAGCATCAGGCCCATTGTAGCTCCCTTACACCGGCCAAGTACAAAGCCATGGGCAAACCGCAGGGCAGCCCTTgctggggagggagtggggggccTTTGGGCAAAGGAGCTTTGCTTTCCTCGTCTGTTCCCATGGGGGACAACTCTAATAATTAGTaagtttttcctttatattgaACTGGAACCTTTTCCCTGGATGGTCCCCTATAATGGGGAGGATCCCAGAGAGCAGGACTCTTCCCCCTCTCCATCACCACCAGTTTTTATTATAAAACCCCTAACTCAGTTCCAGGTGCCTCATTTCAGCTCTCCTTTCCCCTTGGTTCTAATCCAGTCTTGGAAGAGCACAAGGCCTCGGTGGGATGTTTTTGGTTACCTTTGGCTCTTTCTGTGTTTCTGCCATTTTTCTAGcacttcttttctgtctctcagaTCCATTTTCATCCTCCCTCCGTCTTTTCCCCCTGTTGAAACAGTTCCATTCTTTCTAGGAACTCTTCATTCTCCCTAACAAGTCAGTGTGATGTATTAGTCAAGCCCCATTACCTTTTCTTATAAGCAGAAAACAAAGGTGTCTCTCACAGACATTTCATTGTTACTTAGCCCTGGCAGAAACATAGAAAGTGAATTCTCAGATCAGACGCTGAGATCCCTTATCTCAAATCCCACCtgatattatttgtattttcttggaCTAACCAAGTTCCCCGaatctcatttttcctctctggaaaatgaggaagatgGAGCTCTGTTCAGCTCTGAGCTGAAGTCCATAGCTCCTgtggtcccttccagttccaaaatTCTGTGGTCCCTTTGATTAACTGCAGCAGCCAGCTATTTATTCTACCTTGGAGATCTGTGCCTGAGGCTTCTGAATaaatttccttattcataaatgGCTTTGTTACCTTTCCCCCTGTCTTTTCAGATGACTTCAGTTGTCATATTTCAATCAATGCTTAAAGGCAAAAAGAAGCTCCTCTTAGGGTGAGTATTTCAGAGCAAATACCTCTATTTTctcattgtaaaatgggaataacagcatTTACTTCCCTGGATTATTGTTAAgatggaatgaaataaaattaaataataataaaaacttaaaacattCTCTGTCAGTGCTAACTATTAATATAGTTTCGAGGTTCAGTGATATTttctattgttgttattcagtcattttcagttatgtacATCtattttcttgacaaggatatggagtgatttgccattttcttctccagctcctttaaCAGATGAGAttttaagagttggttttattctgttattatacccattttatgatttaggaaaactgaggcaaacaatgaaGTGACTAAAACAAAGTCATGATGCtactatgtgtctgaggctgatttgaactcagattttccccacTTCTACAAAAGCCTGGCTATTCTTTGATATACTAGACAGTCTTTTGGGGTATATTggaaatatattagaaattatattGGAAAGAATCCTAAGCTTTTGAGTCACAGGCTTTGGATTCAAAGCCTGTCTCTAggttactatctgtgtgactttcaGAAAGTCACTTAAGAAAATTTCTAGAacagtaaataaaaagcttttattagaTGGCTCTCTAGGGATATATTTATGGAAATTTAACTTCCAGATACTCTGACaccttgctttttccttctctcttttcatttggtAACATGACATCAGATACTGGTCCATCTCATCTTTCCTGGgggctatgtgtgtgtgtcttgttttgcttattttttgccATCTAATGTAGGGAATCCAGGCTTTGTAGAGAACAAGGTCTTATTGTGTTGTTCTCAGACAGGATAGCTCTGGCTAACATTGCCAAACTAGAAAGACTTCCAATCTGGGTTGAGTCATGGACCGTATAAGCATCTTGGTTTGGGACTCAGCCATCAGGGGATGAGTTTTTTAGGGAACCCAACACCACAAAACCACTATCAGACCATGAAGAGAAGGGTGGGAGTTCCCATGTTGCAATCAAACCACAGATCTTTGAAAGATGTCTGTTTCCTATGGATGTCAGTTTCCTCGAACAGGTTACCCTCATTGTCCATATATAGGTTCAGAGAAAGTCCTTTTGGGCCCCCTTGAGCCTGAGACCTTAGACAGTCTGGCTGTATGCTCTGTCTTGTAAGCCCTCtctaatttattaagcatccgcTATTAATAAGTGTGGGGTACAGAACACGTAAAGCTAACACTACACACACAGTCTTTTTTCCCTTCAGGAGTAATGTGGAAGAAAGATAAAACATCAGTacagatattttaattattatctttaagTAGATGGGTCTTAATTCTCCAAATCCAGCCTTATTCTCTCTCCTGAACTTATATTATCAACTGTTCCTTGGACATTTTTAAGAACTCAAAATGAACTCCTCCAAAATagaatcattatctttcccctcaaaTCTATTCCTTTTGCAAACTTCTCTATTTTAGAAGGGAGTAGACATTTATATGGTGCTGGGTCCTATGTTAAGAGGTCCTTTTACAAATACCATCTTATAAATCTTTCACAACTTGATCCCTAcccatctttctctcccttctatgGTCCAAAAAATGGACCttctctattatattttattatattaattatattttatattatattaaatcatattatattatgttatatttctcCTCTACACCCATGATGTGGTTAATTCAGGGGCCAACTCATTACCACTGCAGATTAGCAACTGTCCTGCAACTTGGAGCTTCGGAGATTTGTCTGGGCCATTCCAAAGATGACTTATTTGCTCAGGTTCAATAGTAGCCTTTGAACCTTCCTAATTTCAAGGCAGGCTCAATTCTTTATGTCATATTGCCTTTTGAGCTTGAAATAGGCCTTGATGAGCCAGGTACATTACTGTGAGACACATCAGTCTTTACAGGGAAACACACAATTATAGTGTAGCTCCAAGAGGTAATGAGAATATCCAACAAAAAGTGAAGGGCAGATACCTAAGCCAATGCTATGATCTGTGTCCATGGACTTTGGAGATTTATAATATCAATAAAAGATCAATCAATATAAGATGTTAGGAGCAGAAAATCCCAGAACAGGGAATTGATAGCACTTAACAGAAGCACAATTATAGCAAGAGCCCCATTGCTCACTTCTTTGGTCTTTATGATGCTAGAAGTTGTTACTTTAATCAAATGGGAACAAGATAGTTTGATCTTTGAAATGCAAATCAGTGGGAAAACAGAATTTGACAGATAGAAATTCACTTTCTAGCCAACTAGACTGGAACACATCTTTTGTGGAGTAAAGAGGAGCTATGTATACTTCCGCTTTTAGACAACTTACATATCTTTTTTTGGCTTTTCAGTTTTGGCAAGTGACTGATCCACATTTTGCTGGGGAGGCGCATATCTATTCATTGTTTCAGAAATCAAATAGAGATTGCGGTTTGTCATCTTGACCTGAACCGATTTTTCCATGGCGACATTACTTATCACCTCATTCAAGCCAGACTGCAAAcctattggaggaaaaaaaaaacaacaacaaacaaacaaagaaaaagaaaacataaatgttATGACAGATTATTCAGGTACAGGGGAGACACATTGTCTGTACAATTAATGCCTGAGGGAAAGACCAATGCATAATCTCACAAAGGGATTCTGGACATTTAGGAAAATGGAACTGGCTCAGGACCTTAGAGGGGAAGACATATGACAAAGTCAGCAGAACTCAAAATCAGATGGGGTTTCAGAGACTTCTCTTCCTACTCATACATATCTGACTTATATACTATCCCTAATAATTACCATTCAGCCTTTGTTTTAAGACCTCCAATGATGGGAAACTGGTTACCTTCCACAGCAGCTAACTGCACTTTCAGAGAGCTCTGATTCTTAGGAATTTCCCCCAGAGAAGCagcctaaatttgcctttttgcaGTGTTCACCCATTGTTGATAATTCTATCTACAGGGCCAAGAAGAATAGAATCGCTATTCCACATACCAGCCTTCCAAATAATTGAAGACAGGTTTCATATTCCAACCAGCAGCTCCAATCCcaccccaatttttttctctttcaagctACATATTCTTGGTTCTCTAAATGAGTTTTTCTAATAGAATGATTTCAAAGCCCACAGCCAACCTAGATGTGCTTCATATTGCCAATATTCTTCCAAGAATGTAGAGAACAGAGTTGAACATAATATTTTAAGTGTAGTGTGACCAGGGTGGAGAGCATCACTTCCCTAGTCTTGgaaattatgttttctttgatGGTATCTAAGGTCACCTTAGCTCTTGTGGCTGCCATGTTGCCCTGTAGAGTCATATTGAGCTTGCAGCCCCTAGAAATTAGAACATCCAATAAGAATCGAATTTATGGACTAGTTAATGCAAAGCCATTCTTACCTTGAATCTGCAAGTGTTGTTTCCAGTTGATGACATCTGAAGACTTGAGGGCTTCCTGACAATTCTGGAGATCCTTGGAATAAACTTGGTAGGTGTTAGTATAGGGATCGAAATCATCTGTCATATCCTGAGcaagttggaaaaaaagaaaaagaaataaagccattgACTTTAATATAGCAAAGAGCCACAGTGTTGGGGGAAATTGTTGGTAATACAAGTGTTCTAGCTCTGCTTCTGGTGAAGTGAAGGGGAAAGGAGATAAACGAGTGATTTACCTGCACTTGAGGCCGGACAATGACAGTTTTAAAATCTGGCCACCTGTCCACCAATACCTCCAGCTTGAAAGGATTCCCCTGGTTCATATGGAAGATGGTGCCATAAACCTGGAGAGGCAGGCCAAGGAAACCAGAGAGTCAGTCCATTGGGAAAAGGTGATGACATCAGTTGATAGAgatttattatgtgcttactgAATTATCAGCCAATGTGCTAAGGACTGGAGAGTCAAAGAAAGGGAAACAGCAGTCACCACTTACAAGGAATTCACCATCTAatggggagataacatgcaacTACCTATAGGATATATTTGGGataatatataggatatatacagGACATGCAGGATAAATGGGAGACAGTAaagggaaagcactggaattaagaggaattaaaaaaaaactttcctacaaaagatgaaatgttcattgaaacttgaaggaagccaggaggcagagataagaaACTTCAATGGTCATCTTGCCCAGAGGTCTCAAATATCCAGGCTGATGACGGCCAGATTATATCAAAATGTAATTGGtaatatttaacaagataaaaaTAGAATCGAATGTAATGTTGATTTGGTTTTCTAAACCATTAAGTTACTTCTGGGATTGGATCCTTATGAATGGCTTAGTAGTATCCATCTCTATTTGAGTTAGAAACCactcatctagtccaacctatattgaatcaatcaatcaacaagcatttattaagcccttactgtAAGCCCTTTCTcattgggagaaagagagaatatagatcaggatggtaaaaacaaaaacccacacTTCTTATACACATAAGAAAAACAAGCTATCTATAATAAAGACCTGCAGCTTCATGTACAACCCACACTGTCTTTTCTGCTATGATATGATTTGGTTTGTTTAATATTAAAGTCAGGATTTTTacaagataaaaagataaaatgatggGATTACAGTGGAAGATTGGTGAATTCCTTTTCAGCTATAGAAACTATGGTCTATGGTTTTCTGATGCCTGCAAGAGAAAATGGTAGGTCATATGTCTGTaaagaaaggatgagaaaaaaagaggacgaaagagaaggaaagaaaggggataaaaatgtattaagtacttcctatattaggcactatactaagtgcttttagaaacatctcatttgatcttcacaacaaattcTATAAGGTTTAAGTGCTattctgttattatccccatttgaaatctgaagaaattgaaagaaagggagattaagtgacttgactaggacGACACTGCTAGAAAAGTGTCTAGGGTTTGATTTGGCAATGAAAAATTCCAAATTGAGCACTTGATTAAAATTGCATTTGTCCAGGGAGGCATGGCCCCAGGAAACGGGTCCAGAAATCTGAAATCTTCTCTTGGAGGAGGGAAGACATAAATCCCAGGAAGAGGGAATTGTCCCATAGCCAGAGTCAGAACTGAATGGAGGCAAAGTTGGCAGGGATCCAAATTACAGAGAGGACCAGGCAAAGGAACACTTTGTAACTAGATGTTTCAAGTTCAGATCAGAAAAGTCTATTCCCAGTGACTAATAGGGAATCTTACAAGTAGTTGCTTAAGTCAAGTTGTATATAATTGGAGATTCAATCTCCAATGAGCAGTCACACAGGAAGGAAGGATTTTCTAAGCAGGTTGCCCAAGGCAACCTGATATTGCAGATCATCAGGTTTGGGAATAAAGGTTCAAACTCTATTTCTGACACAAAAtccaagttacttaatctctcataGTATGAATAAGTACTGTgctaacttctctgagcctcaagcAACTTTCCAAGACTTAGAGGAGTTTTAATTTTCCTTGCAAGGAATTCTGAGACTTGGAGCTCCTCCAAGATTATTTTGTGTA
Encoded here:
- the GLYAT gene encoding glycine N-acyltransferase, which codes for MLLLRSSQMLQTLEKALRKDIPESIKVYGTIFHMNQGNPFKLEVLVDRWPDFKTVIVRPQVQDMTDDFDPYTNTYQVYSKDLQNCQEALKSSDVINWKQHLQIQGLQSGLNEVISNVAMEKSVQVKMTNRNLYLISETMNRYAPPQQNVDQSLAKTEKPKKDINTEIFKMSSLDIEHAALVNSLWSFGGNEKSLKFIQRCIRHFPSYCLLGPQGTPVSWDLMDQTGELRMAGTLPEYRGLGLISHIIYHQIQALDKLGYPMYSHIDKNNQPMQRMSQTMKQRCAPCHWQQWDCKPDAGSAPKESESQAEAGSKAAPGSS